A DNA window from Polyodon spathula isolate WHYD16114869_AA chromosome 18, ASM1765450v1, whole genome shotgun sequence contains the following coding sequences:
- the LOC121294096 gene encoding histone H1.0-like, which yields MTESAANAPAPKAKKASKAPKKAASHPKYSEMIEAAIQAEKSRLGSSRQGIQKYIKSHYKVGENADSQIKLALKRLVVSGTLRKTKGIGASGSFKIAKAEDSKKPVKPKAAEKAKKQPAKAAKPKAAVKPKKAKSPAKAKKPKATEKKAKKTPEKKKAAAKPKKQEKAKKPKAKAVKPKAKKAKAAKPKPKPTPKKTGKKK from the coding sequence ATGACAGAATCCGCCGCCAACGCTCCAGCCCCAAAGGCAAAGAAGGCGAGTAAAGCCCCTAAAAAGGCTGCCTCTCACCCGAAGTACTCGGAAATGATTGAAGCTGCCATCCAAGCAGAAAAGAGCCGCTTGGGCTCGTCCAGGCAGGGCATCCAGAAGTACATCAAAAGCCACTACAAGGTGGGGGAAAACGCGGACTCTCAGATCAAGCTTGCCCTGAAGAGGCTGGTGGTCAGCGGGACTCTGCGCAAAACCAAGGGCATCGGGGCTTCGGGCTCCTTCAAGATCGCCAAGGCGGAGGACTCGAAGAAACCGGTCAAGCCCAAAGCAGCGGAGAAAGCAAAGAAGCAGCCAGCCAAAGCGGCCAAACCCAAAGCGGCGGTGAAACCCAAGAAAGCCAAGTCGCCGGCCAAAGCCAAGAAGCCCAAAGCGACAGAAAAGAAAGCGAAGAAGACTCCCGAGAAAAAGAAGGCAGCGGCCAAGCCGAAAAAGCAGGAGAAGGCAAAGAAGCCGAAAGCCAAGGCGGTGAAACCCAAAGCAAAGAAAGCAAAAGCGGCGAAGCCCAAACCCAAACCCACCCCCAAGAAAACCGGGAAAAAGAAGTAA